A single region of the Chelmon rostratus isolate fCheRos1 chromosome 5, fCheRos1.pri, whole genome shotgun sequence genome encodes:
- the med27 gene encoding mediator of RNA polymerase II transcription subunit 27, producing the protein MADVVNVGVNLDAFSHAISGIQALRSSVSRVFESLKDGMKNRETLEGREKQFIAEFQDNLQAVNRDLNELERLSGLVGRPSESHPLHNSGLLSLDPVQDKTPLYSQLLQAYKWSNKLQYHAGLASSLLNQQSLKRSANQMGASAKRRPKVQPSTLVLPPQYVDDVISRIGRMFPDMTIELFRPNGTSAVLLVTLGKVLKAIVVMRSLFIDRTVVRGFNENVYNEDGKLDIWTKSQYQVFQKVTDHATTALLHYQLPQMPDVVVRSFMTWLRSYIKLFQSSCQRCGRFLQDGLPPTWRDFRTLEAFHDTCRM; encoded by the exons atggcGGATGTGGTGAATGTTGGGGTGAATCTGGACGCTTTCTCTCATGCCATCAGCGGCATCCAGGCGCTCCGCTCCAGCGTCAGCCGCGTGTTCGAGTCTCTGAAGGACGGCATGAAGAACAGAGAGACCTTGGAGGGCAGAGAGAAGCAGTTTATAGCCGAGTTCCAGGACAACCTGCAGGCAGTCAACAGAGACCTCAA TGAGTTGGAGCGTCTGAGTGGTCTTGTTGGTCGCCCCTCAGAGTCTCATCCTCTCCATAACAGCGGTCTTCTCAGTCTGGATCCAGTTCAGGACAAAACTCCTTTAtactcacagctgctgcaggcctACAAGTGGTCCAACAAg ttgcaGTACCACGCTGGTTTGGCCTCCAGTTTGTTGAATCAGCAGTCACTGAAACGATCGGCCAATCAAATGGGAGCGTCAGCCAAGAGACGACCCAAAGTCCAACCCAGTACTCTGGTACTGCCTCCTCA GtatgtggatgatgtcatttctcGGATCGGCAGGATGTTTCCAGATATGACCATCGAACTGTTCAGACCCAACGGGAcgtctgctgtgctgctg GTGACCCTGGGGAAGGTGTTGAAGGCCATTGTTGTGATGCGTTCGCTGTTCATTGACAGAACTGTGGTTCGAGGATTCAATGAAAATGTTTACAATGAAGACGGAAAG CTGGACATCTGGACCAAGTCTCAGTACCAGGTGTTCCAGAAG GTAACTGATCACGCCACCACCGCCCTCCTGCACTACCAGCTGCCCCAGATGCCAGACGTCGTGGTTCGATCCTTTATG aCCTGGTTGCGGAGCTACATTAAACTCTTCCAGTCTTCCTGTCAGCGCTGTGGTCGTTTCCTGCAGGACGGACTTCCGCCAACATGGAGGGACTTTAGGACCCTTGAGGCATTTCACGACACCTGTCGCATGTGA